The DNA segment GAATGGCGATTTCGATGGGCGTGGATGAAGCTCTTCTCCAAGTCACGCCTCTGGTGGAAAAGCGGATCGGGACGCTCTGGTCGTTCGCCAACATCGCTACGTTAATTGGACTGATCGGAACGATCGTCGGACTGATCACGGCGTTCACCGGCCTTTCGGTTGCCACGCCCGAGCAGAGAGCCCTGCTCCTCGGTTCCGGTATCGCCGAAGCTCTCTACAACACGGCCTTCGGTCTCGTCATCGCCGTCAGTTGTATTATGTCCCATCTTTTCCTGTCCGGGATCGCGAAGAAGATCATCGGCGACCTCGATTATTATTCGAGCCGCCTTGAGAATCTTCTGACGCTTCGCCAGGACGCCGAAAAGGCGTAGGGACAACAACGCCCGTGAGAGCGCGCCGAAGCAGTCTTGCCGAGATCGGTCAGGAGCTGAACCTGATTCCTTATCTGGATATCATGGTGAACCTCGTGTTGTTCATGCTGGTGACGATTACCAGCTTTCTGAGCTTTACGATGTTGAATGCCTCCATTCCGCAGTTGGCCCCCAACGCCGCGCAGGCGGCTGCGCAGATGAAAAAGGAGCAGTTGCTCCTGATGGTGAGGGTGACCAAGGAGGGGTTCCAGGTCGACCCGAACGTGCAAGGTGGAGCCGCGGTCCCTCAAAAGGCGATCGCCAGGAAGGGCGAGGCCTATGATTTTCAGGGGCTCACGGCCATGGCGACCGAACTCAAAAAGCGATTCACCGAGGAAACTCGCGTCCTGATCATTGCGGAGCCTCGGATCATCTATGACGACATCATTCATACGATGGACGCCATTCGTGAAAGTGAAGCGGGAGCGGGAAATCTCTTCCCGGATGTAACGCTGAGCATTTTGTAAAGGAGCTTATTTGTGACACCGGCGAAACAAAAGACCGAAGAACATTTCGCTCACGCTTGGCGCGCGCGCCTCAAAAAGCGCCGGGGGAAGACGTTTAATCCGGTCCAGATCCGGGAACTCAATCTCGTCGCCATGATGGACATGCTGACGCTGATCCTCGTGTTCCTTCTCAAGAGCTATTCCGTAAGTGCCATGTCGATCCCGGTGGGCGAAGAAATCAACATCCCCAAGTCGACGAATCTGATGAGCCCCGGTGAAGCGGTCAAATTGACCGTCACGAAGATCGGCGGCGAAACTGCCGGCATAATCGCCGTGGACGAAAAGAAAGTCATGGAGCTCAGTACGGCGGCACTGACAAAGATGGAGAACTCGGCTCGACAACGGAACTTTCT comes from the Bdellovibrionota bacterium genome and includes:
- a CDS encoding MotA/TolQ/ExbB proton channel family protein; protein product: MIVNLIVSILAGAVILERFFMLLTRLTADGKNFMQNIERYVLANDLTQAINYCNTSQAPLATVVKAGLVKANRGGMAISMGVDEALLQVTPLVEKRIGTLWSFANIATLIGLIGTIVGLITAFTGLSVATPEQRALLLGSGIAEALYNTAFGLVIAVSCIMSHLFLSGIAKKIIGDLDYYSSRLENLLTLRQDAEKA
- a CDS encoding biopolymer transporter ExbD produces the protein MRARRSSLAEIGQELNLIPYLDIMVNLVLFMLVTITSFLSFTMLNASIPQLAPNAAQAAAQMKKEQLLLMVRVTKEGFQVDPNVQGGAAVPQKAIARKGEAYDFQGLTAMATELKKRFTEETRVLIIAEPRIIYDDIIHTMDAIRESEAGAGNLFPDVTLSIL
- a CDS encoding biopolymer transporter ExbD; this translates as MTPAKQKTEEHFAHAWRARLKKRRGKTFNPVQIRELNLVAMMDMLTLILVFLLKSYSVSAMSIPVGEEINIPKSTNLMSPGEAVKLTVTKIGGETAGIIAVDEKKVMELSTAALTKMENSARQRNFLIPELHKELKQKADAIKQMATINPSVKFEGKILVIADKELPYWLVTEVLFTAAEAQFEQYKLVALAEKQ